A DNA window from Microtus ochrogaster isolate Prairie Vole_2 unplaced genomic scaffold, MicOch1.0 UNK31, whole genome shotgun sequence contains the following coding sequences:
- the LOC101984252 gene encoding keratin-associated protein 9-1-like yields the protein MTSSCCSPCCQPSCCRTTCCRTTCWRPSCVSSCCQPCCQPSCCGSSCCQPCCQPSCCRTCFQPSCVSSCCSTPCCQPCCCVSSCCQPSCCQPSCCQPSCCQPSCCESSCCQPRCCISSCCQPCCQPSCCKPSCCLKPCCQPCCPELCCQPACSGPVTVTRTCYQPTCVCVPGCLSQGCGSNCCEPCSC from the coding sequence ATGACCAGCTCCTGCTGTTCCCCTTGCTGCCAGCCTTCCTGCTGCAGGACCACCTGCTGCAGAACCACCTGCTGGAGACCAAGCTGTGTGagcagctgctgccagccctgttgccagcccagctgctgtggCTCCAGCTGTTGCCAGCCCTGttgccagcccagctgctgtaGGACCTGCTTCCAGCCAAGCTGTGTGAGCAGCTGCTGCAGCAcaccctgctgccagccctgctgctgtgtgtccagctgctgccagcccagctgctgccagcccagtTGCTGCCAacccagctgctgccagcccagtTGCTGTGAGTCCAGCTGCTGTCAGCCCAGGTGCTGTATttccagctgctgccagccctgttgccagcccagctgctgcaaGCCCAGCTGCTGCCTCAagccctgctgccagccctgctgccctGAGCTGTGCtgccagccagcttgctctggacCTGTGACTGTCACCAGGACTTGCTACCAGcccacatgtgtctgtgtgcctggctgTCTGTCCCAGGGCTGTGGGTCCAACTGCTGTGAGCCCTGTAGCTGCTGA